The Streptomyces spororaveus genome includes a region encoding these proteins:
- a CDS encoding WXG100 family type VII secretion target produces MSGANDGHTKVRYESVQQMADRIRVVSGNIIQDLKEMETALKVVTDTWDGDAHQEYVTLQGKYRAKADHMQKTLEQVARLIEQGKGDYRATDVKASRLFTEAY; encoded by the coding sequence ATGTCGGGCGCCAATGACGGGCACACCAAGGTCCGGTATGAGTCGGTCCAGCAGATGGCGGATCGCATCCGCGTCGTTTCCGGGAACATCATCCAGGACCTGAAGGAAATGGAGACGGCCCTCAAGGTCGTCACCGACACCTGGGACGGTGACGCGCACCAGGAGTACGTCACCCTCCAGGGCAAGTACAGGGCCAAGGCCGACCACATGCAGAAGACGCTGGAGCAGGTCGCCCGCCTCATCGAGCAGGGCAAGGGCGACTACCGCGCCACCGACGTGAAGGCCTCGCGCCTGTTCACCGAGGCCTACTGA
- the eccB gene encoding type VII secretion protein EccB, with translation MASRRDELNAYTFAKRRTVAAFLQPSATGSEEGAPRPLRAVLPGLIAGALVLAGFGAWGMFKPTAPKGWAEPGTRVIVGKESTTRYVVLTTKVGGKDQTRLHPVLNLASARLLLDPSKFKVIQVEDKVLDAGNPPRGPIIGIQYAPDRLPSKEEAGKAKRWAVCQQPGGNGRGVQTATFVLADREAAKTDDARRLTDTQSLYVQSTAAGQERYLVDAAGTKYKFPEGTPAAGTMTNALVGTGATPQQVSPEWLGTLNSGEDLSFPPLPGKAGTDAGVKGLGTADNKVGMVLKAQTGSGAQHYVVLPGKVAPVSDFVAWLLISAPATDGLNMHGKPREVDLQSINPDATPFAGEVKWPQKKTERINQTTPPAGNQAGGANNRDTVCSVLRSVDGQGNQTLSTWAGTGFPVDITASGTSAYVTPGSGLLYTQVQGKQTTAGGSLFLVTDTGLRYAVQANGDSDSEQSKIGAPDQSKAGTDVRPEASQAQVRLGYGSVNPAMVPIAWSEFLSKGPRLDTNSARQPQGS, from the coding sequence ATGGCATCACGACGTGATGAGCTCAACGCGTACACCTTTGCGAAGCGGCGCACGGTGGCCGCGTTCCTCCAGCCATCCGCCACGGGCAGCGAGGAAGGTGCGCCGCGCCCGCTGCGCGCGGTCCTCCCGGGGCTGATCGCCGGCGCGCTGGTGCTCGCCGGGTTCGGCGCCTGGGGCATGTTCAAGCCGACGGCCCCCAAGGGCTGGGCGGAACCGGGGACCAGGGTCATCGTCGGCAAGGAATCGACGACCCGGTACGTGGTCCTGACGACGAAGGTGGGCGGCAAGGACCAGACCCGGCTGCACCCGGTGCTGAACCTGGCGTCCGCCCGACTCCTGCTGGATCCCTCGAAGTTCAAGGTGATCCAGGTGGAGGACAAGGTCCTCGACGCGGGCAACCCGCCGCGCGGCCCCATCATCGGCATCCAGTACGCCCCCGACCGGCTCCCCTCCAAGGAGGAAGCGGGGAAGGCCAAGCGCTGGGCGGTCTGCCAGCAGCCGGGCGGCAACGGCCGTGGTGTGCAGACCGCCACCTTCGTGCTCGCCGACCGCGAGGCGGCCAAGACGGACGACGCCCGCAGGCTCACCGACACCCAGTCGCTGTACGTGCAGAGCACGGCCGCGGGCCAGGAGCGCTACCTGGTCGACGCGGCCGGGACGAAGTACAAGTTCCCCGAGGGCACCCCGGCGGCCGGGACGATGACCAACGCGCTGGTCGGCACCGGCGCCACCCCGCAGCAGGTGAGCCCGGAGTGGCTGGGGACCCTCAACTCCGGCGAGGACCTGTCCTTCCCGCCGCTGCCCGGCAAGGCCGGGACCGACGCCGGGGTCAAGGGCCTGGGGACCGCCGACAACAAGGTCGGGATGGTGCTCAAGGCGCAGACCGGCTCCGGCGCACAGCACTACGTGGTGCTGCCCGGGAAGGTCGCACCGGTCTCCGACTTCGTCGCCTGGCTGCTGATCTCGGCGCCCGCGACCGACGGCCTCAACATGCACGGCAAGCCCCGCGAGGTCGACCTCCAGTCGATCAACCCGGACGCCACCCCGTTCGCGGGCGAGGTCAAGTGGCCCCAGAAGAAGACCGAACGGATCAACCAGACGACGCCGCCCGCCGGCAACCAGGCCGGCGGCGCCAACAACCGCGACACGGTCTGCAGCGTCCTGCGCTCCGTCGACGGCCAGGGCAACCAGACCCTGAGCACCTGGGCCGGCACCGGCTTCCCCGTCGACATCACCGCCAGCGGCACCAGCGCGTACGTCACCCCGGGCTCGGGCCTGCTCTACACCCAGGTCCAGGGCAAGCAGACCACGGCAGGCGGCTCCCTCTTCCTGGTCACCGACACCGGCCTGCGGTACGCCGTCCAGGCCAACGGCGACAGCGACTCCGAGCAGTCGAAGATCGGCGCGCCCGACCAGTCGAAGGCCGGTACGGACGTCCGCCCCGAGGCGAGCCAGGCACAGGTCCGGCTCGGCTACGGCAGCGTCAACCCGGCCATGGTGCCCATCGCCTGGTCGGAGTTCCTCTCCAAGGGACCCCGGCTGGATACCAACTCCGCACGTCAGCCCCAGGGTTCGTGA
- the eccCa gene encoding type VII secretion protein EccCa — MSQIVVKRPPRSLPPEVPAEELRLEAPPELPRGQQEGMLMQLLPMLGMGSSVVFFFMPGAAPFMRIMGVLMLASTVAMVVAQLARHRRGTQGQMADVRRDYLKYLAQTRRQVRRTARAQRDAQLYLHPAPEQLWSVVAEGSRLWERRVGDQDFGQARVGLGAQRLATPLVAPDTAPVDELEPLTAGAMQRFLKVHSSLDGLPMALSIRAFYHVTVSGEPESARSTARAMVAQLATLHSPEDLMVAVVAAPGAVPAWDWTKWLPHTQVPGQVDGAGTKRLFGDDLVELEGLLASRLDGRPRFSREVSPVLDQPHLVVVLDGGMVPPDSVFAAAEGLQGVTIVEVVAGELDEPRGGLSVVVRPGRLRLDSGAGVAYEGVPDTLSLPAAEALARQLAPMRTGGGDDDEPLLANLDFTDLLNLGDAAAVDVARTWRPRSAGERLRVPIGVGEDGAPVMLDLKEAAQEGMGPHGLCVGATGSGKSELLRTLVLGLAVTHTSETLNFVLADFKGGATFTGMGQMPHVAAVITNLADDLTLVDRMGDSIRGELQRRQELLRSAGNYANIHDYEKARAAGAPLEPLASLVLVIDEFSELLTAKPDFIDMFIQIGRIGRSLGVHLLLASQRLEEGKLRGLETYLSYRIGLRTFSAAESRTAIGVPDAYHLPSVPGSGYLKFGTDEMTRFKAAYVSGTYRSGGPDLSVGQFPVERRPALFTAAPVPVVYAAPDPAYLAAQSAREDDALADTVLDVIVSRLEGQGVPAHQVWLPPLDQAPPLDQLLPALAPSAERGLHADGYTRLGGLVVPLGLIDKPFEQRREVLYRDFSGAAGHMMVVGGPQSGKSTLMRTLIASFALTHTPREVQFYGLDFGGGSLSSIAELPHVGGIASRLDPERVRRTVSEVGGILNRREEFFRANNIDSIGTYRRRRAAGDLPNEPWGDVFLIVDGWGNFRGEYEGLEQIVTDIASRGLGYGIHVVITAARYMEVRAALKDQMLSRLELRLGDTMDSEFDRKVAANVPTGMPGRGQVAEKLHFLGALPRTDGSHEEGDLSEATAAFVAAVKQNWAGQAAPGVRLLPRLLHSDQLPKGGEYPGRGIAIGIDETDLEPVFIDFESDPFLLVFGESESGKTNLLRLIAKQISERYTPDQARLVVGDYRRGLLGALPEEHLLEYAPMASSLQMHMEALGGVFSRRQPPTDVTPQQLRDRSWWTGPDVFIIIDDYDLVSTSQGNPLAPLVEFLPFARDTGVRFIIARNSAGASRSLYEPFMQRFKELGAQGLVLSGDPSEGDLIGTVRPRPMPPGRAYFSSRRRGTSLVQLGRMPGGM; from the coding sequence GTGAGCCAGATCGTCGTCAAACGCCCGCCGCGGTCCCTGCCGCCCGAGGTTCCCGCGGAGGAGCTGCGGCTGGAAGCTCCGCCCGAACTTCCGCGCGGGCAGCAGGAGGGCATGCTGATGCAGCTCCTGCCGATGCTCGGCATGGGCTCGTCCGTCGTCTTCTTCTTCATGCCGGGCGCCGCTCCCTTCATGCGCATCATGGGTGTGCTGATGCTGGCGTCCACGGTGGCCATGGTCGTGGCCCAGTTGGCGCGCCATCGGCGTGGTACGCAGGGGCAAATGGCCGATGTGCGCCGGGACTACCTCAAATATCTCGCCCAGACACGCCGTCAGGTACGCCGGACCGCGCGGGCGCAGCGCGACGCGCAGCTCTACCTGCACCCGGCTCCCGAGCAGTTGTGGTCGGTGGTGGCGGAGGGCTCCCGGCTGTGGGAGCGGCGGGTCGGCGACCAGGACTTCGGGCAGGCCCGGGTCGGGCTGGGCGCGCAGCGCCTGGCGACACCGCTGGTGGCGCCGGACACCGCGCCGGTGGACGAGCTGGAGCCGCTGACCGCGGGCGCGATGCAGCGGTTCCTGAAGGTGCACTCCTCGCTGGACGGACTCCCGATGGCGCTGTCGATCCGCGCCTTCTACCACGTGACGGTGTCCGGGGAGCCGGAGTCCGCGCGCAGTACCGCGCGGGCGATGGTGGCGCAGCTGGCGACGCTGCACTCCCCCGAGGACCTGATGGTGGCCGTGGTGGCCGCGCCGGGTGCGGTGCCCGCGTGGGACTGGACGAAGTGGCTGCCGCACACGCAGGTGCCGGGTCAGGTCGACGGGGCCGGTACGAAGCGGCTGTTCGGCGACGACCTCGTCGAGCTGGAGGGGCTGCTGGCCTCCCGGCTGGACGGCCGGCCGCGGTTCAGCCGCGAGGTGTCCCCGGTGCTGGACCAGCCGCACCTGGTGGTCGTGCTGGACGGTGGCATGGTGCCGCCGGACTCGGTGTTCGCCGCGGCCGAGGGCCTGCAGGGCGTCACCATAGTCGAGGTGGTCGCGGGCGAGCTGGACGAGCCGCGCGGCGGTCTGTCGGTCGTGGTACGGCCGGGCCGGCTGCGTCTGGATTCGGGCGCGGGGGTCGCGTACGAGGGCGTGCCGGACACGCTGTCGCTGCCCGCGGCGGAGGCGCTGGCCCGGCAGCTGGCGCCGATGCGCACCGGTGGCGGGGACGACGACGAGCCGCTGCTGGCCAATCTGGACTTCACCGATCTGCTGAACCTGGGTGACGCGGCCGCGGTCGACGTCGCGCGGACCTGGCGGCCGAGGTCGGCCGGTGAGCGGCTGCGCGTGCCGATCGGTGTGGGCGAGGACGGCGCCCCGGTCATGCTGGACCTGAAGGAGGCCGCGCAGGAGGGCATGGGTCCGCACGGTCTGTGTGTGGGCGCGACCGGTTCCGGCAAGTCGGAGCTGCTGCGCACGCTGGTGCTGGGTCTGGCGGTCACGCACACCTCGGAGACCCTGAACTTCGTGCTCGCCGACTTCAAGGGCGGTGCGACCTTCACGGGTATGGGGCAGATGCCGCACGTCGCGGCGGTGATCACCAACCTGGCGGACGACCTCACGCTCGTGGACCGCATGGGCGACTCGATCCGCGGTGAGCTGCAGCGCCGTCAGGAGCTGCTGCGTTCGGCGGGCAACTACGCGAACATCCACGACTACGAGAAGGCCCGTGCGGCGGGCGCCCCGCTGGAGCCGCTGGCCTCGCTGGTGCTGGTCATCGACGAGTTCAGCGAGCTGCTGACGGCGAAGCCGGACTTCATCGACATGTTCATCCAGATCGGCCGTATCGGCCGTTCGCTGGGTGTGCACCTGCTGCTGGCCTCGCAGCGCCTGGAGGAGGGCAAGCTGCGCGGTCTGGAGACGTACCTGTCGTACCGGATCGGTCTGCGGACCTTCTCGGCGGCGGAGTCGCGGACCGCGATCGGTGTGCCGGACGCCTACCACCTGCCGTCGGTGCCCGGTTCGGGCTATCTGAAGTTCGGTACGGACGAGATGACCCGCTTCAAGGCGGCGTACGTCTCGGGCACCTACCGTTCGGGCGGGCCGGACCTGTCGGTGGGGCAGTTCCCGGTGGAGCGGCGGCCCGCGCTGTTCACGGCGGCGCCGGTGCCGGTGGTGTACGCGGCCCCGGACCCGGCGTACCTGGCGGCGCAGTCGGCGCGGGAGGACGACGCGCTGGCGGACACGGTGCTGGACGTGATCGTGAGCCGGCTGGAGGGCCAGGGCGTACCGGCGCACCAGGTGTGGCTGCCGCCGCTCGACCAGGCTCCGCCGCTGGACCAGTTGCTGCCGGCGCTGGCGCCGAGCGCCGAGCGCGGGCTGCACGCGGACGGGTACACGCGGCTCGGTGGGCTCGTCGTCCCGCTCGGCCTCATCGACAAGCCGTTCGAGCAGCGGCGCGAGGTGCTGTACCGGGACTTCTCGGGTGCGGCGGGCCACATGATGGTGGTCGGCGGTCCGCAGTCGGGCAAGTCGACGCTGATGCGGACGCTGATCGCCTCGTTCGCGCTGACCCACACCCCGCGCGAGGTGCAGTTCTACGGGCTGGACTTCGGTGGCGGCAGCCTGTCGTCGATCGCCGAGCTGCCGCACGTGGGCGGGATCGCCTCGCGGCTTGACCCGGAGCGGGTCCGGCGTACGGTCTCGGAGGTGGGGGGCATCCTCAACCGCCGTGAGGAGTTCTTCCGCGCGAACAACATCGACTCGATCGGCACCTACCGGCGCCGGCGGGCGGCCGGCGACCTGCCGAACGAGCCGTGGGGCGACGTGTTCCTGATCGTCGACGGCTGGGGCAACTTCCGGGGCGAGTACGAGGGCCTGGAGCAGATCGTCACGGACATCGCCTCCCGGGGTCTGGGCTACGGCATCCACGTGGTGATCACCGCGGCTCGGTACATGGAGGTGCGGGCCGCGCTCAAGGACCAGATGCTCAGCCGTCTGGAGCTGCGGCTCGGCGACACGATGGACTCCGAGTTCGACCGCAAGGTCGCGGCGAACGTCCCCACCGGGATGCCCGGCCGCGGCCAGGTCGCGGAGAAGCTGCACTTCCTGGGCGCGCTGCCGCGGACGGACGGCTCGCACGAGGAGGGCGACCTGTCCGAGGCCACGGCCGCGTTCGTGGCCGCGGTGAAGCAGAACTGGGCGGGGCAGGCGGCTCCCGGGGTGCGGCTGCTGCCGCGGCTGCTCCACTCCGACCAGCTGCCCAAGGGCGGGGAGTACCCCGGCCGCGGGATCGCGATCGGTATCGACGAGACCGATCTGGAGCCGGTCTTCATCGACTTCGAGTCCGATCCCTTCCTGCTCGTCTTCGGTGAGAGCGAGTCGGGCAAGACGAACCTGCTGCGGCTCATCGCCAAGCAGATCTCCGAGCGGTACACGCCTGACCAGGCACGTCTGGTCGTGGGCGACTACCGGCGGGGCCTGCTCGGGGCGCTGCCGGAGGAGCACCTGCTGGAGTACGCGCCGATGGCGAGCTCGCTGCAGATGCACATGGAGGCGCTGGGCGGGGTGTTCTCGCGGCGGCAGCCGCCGACCGACGTCACTCCGCAGCAGCTGCGCGACCGCAGCTGGTGGACGGGCCCGGACGTGTTCATCATCATCGACGACTACGACCTGGTCTCCACGAGCCAGGGCAATCCGCTGGCGCCGCTGGTGGAGTTCCTGCCGTTCGCGCGGGACACGGGTGTCCGCTTCATCATCGCGCGCAACTCGGCGGGCGCCTCCCGTTCTCTGTACGAGCCGTTCATGCAGCGGTTCAAGGAGCTGGGCGCGCAGGGCCTCGTACTGTCCGGCGACCCGTCCGAGGGCGACCTGATCGGCACCGTGCGGCCGCGTCCGATGCCGCCGGGCCGGGCCTACTTCTCCTCGCGCAGGCGGGGGACCTCGCTGGTCCAGCTCGGCCGGATGCCGGGCGGCATGTGA
- the eccE gene encoding type VII secretion protein EccE, with translation MATATEQQTGAPAPARVGVTPHPKSSPGRFGPFRLQQLVLLQVAAAALLVAWVVEPLLLVPAGVLALVLVVLAVVRRHQRSLPEWIGGALALRTRRRRAASFTVPAGTEPGLAPLVEADPALRTLTFSDRDRRPVGMIGDGTFLTAVVQVDSDATALRPDRAARPLPLAVVRDILEVDGIRLESAQLVQHTQPAPAPHLPAQSMATRNYAPLQARTGTPAVRLTWIALKLDPELCPEAVTARGGGLPGAQRCLVRAADQLVSRLAGAGFSATVLTEQELTAALATSSCANPMAITQAGRSNSTGRRTEETSRTWRCDDRRHTTYWIGRWPQLGGAGSAALPQFVALLTSLPALATNFSLTMAPAERQGVTLTGHVRVTGRSDEELVAARRELERTARGVKTGLVRLDREQVPGLLASLPLGGAR, from the coding sequence ATGGCCACCGCGACGGAGCAGCAGACCGGCGCGCCCGCACCGGCACGTGTCGGGGTGACGCCGCATCCGAAGTCGAGCCCCGGCCGCTTCGGACCGTTCCGACTGCAACAGCTCGTGCTGCTCCAAGTCGCCGCAGCCGCCCTGCTGGTGGCCTGGGTGGTCGAACCGCTGCTGCTGGTTCCCGCCGGTGTACTGGCGCTCGTCCTGGTGGTGCTCGCGGTCGTACGCCGCCACCAGCGCTCCCTGCCGGAATGGATCGGCGGCGCCCTCGCCCTGCGCACGCGCCGGCGCCGGGCCGCGTCCTTCACCGTGCCCGCGGGCACCGAGCCGGGTCTCGCGCCGCTGGTCGAGGCAGATCCGGCGCTGCGCACCCTCACCTTCAGCGACCGCGACCGGCGCCCGGTCGGGATGATCGGCGACGGGACCTTCCTGACCGCGGTCGTCCAGGTGGACTCGGACGCCACCGCGCTGCGGCCCGACCGGGCGGCGCGGCCGCTGCCGCTGGCCGTCGTACGGGACATCCTCGAAGTGGACGGCATCCGGCTGGAGTCCGCGCAGCTCGTGCAGCACACCCAGCCGGCGCCGGCCCCGCACCTGCCCGCCCAGTCGATGGCGACCCGCAACTACGCGCCGCTGCAGGCCCGGACGGGAACCCCTGCGGTCCGGCTGACGTGGATCGCGCTCAAGCTGGACCCGGAGCTGTGCCCGGAGGCCGTCACTGCGCGCGGCGGCGGGCTGCCCGGCGCGCAGCGCTGCCTGGTGCGTGCGGCGGACCAGCTGGTGAGCCGGCTGGCCGGGGCCGGGTTCTCGGCCACCGTGCTGACGGAGCAGGAGCTGACGGCGGCGCTGGCCACCTCCTCGTGCGCCAACCCGATGGCGATCACCCAGGCCGGGCGGTCGAACAGCACCGGCCGGCGGACCGAGGAGACCTCGCGGACCTGGCGCTGCGACGACCGGCGGCACACGACGTACTGGATAGGCCGCTGGCCGCAGCTGGGCGGCGCCGGTTCGGCGGCGCTGCCGCAGTTCGTGGCGCTGCTGACCTCGCTGCCCGCGCTCGCGACGAACTTCAGTCTGACGATGGCCCCGGCGGAGCGACAGGGCGTCACCCTGACCGGACACGTACGGGTGACCGGCCGCAGCGACGAGGAACTCGTGGCGGCCCGCCGGGAGTTGGAGAGGACGGCCCGGGGCGTGAAGACCGGGCTGGTCCGGCTCGACCGTGAACAGGTGCCGGGGCTGCTGGCTTCGCTGCCGCTGGGAGGGGCGCGATGA
- a CDS encoding DUF397 domain-containing protein: MGTQQEKDELYALDISGVEWEGPPGTSPDEERVEIARLPEGAVAMRSSLDRDTVLRYTAAEWEAFVLGARDGEFDLDRHRP, encoded by the coding sequence ATGGGCACCCAGCAGGAGAAGGACGAGCTGTACGCGCTGGACATCAGCGGTGTGGAGTGGGAGGGGCCGCCCGGGACCAGCCCGGACGAGGAGCGGGTCGAGATCGCCCGGCTTCCCGAGGGAGCGGTCGCCATGCGGTCCTCGCTGGACCGGGACACGGTGCTGCGCTACACCGCCGCCGAGTGGGAGGCGTTCGTACTCGGCGCCAGGGACGGCGAGTTCGACCTCGACCGGCACCGTCCCTGA
- the mycP gene encoding type VII secretion-associated serine protease mycosin has translation MTRTHAPRRTLLAAAFALTLASGGAGTAAAAPAAVPQHPGAPAPYAQLPHVLRLDGAGECTFPMKKQIEDRPWALQRLLLDELWAQTKGKDKNGNGVRVAVIDTGVDRANPQLSAAIDTGAGKDFVDPKGGDGTTDTVGHGTKVAGLIAARPQQGTGFVGLAPESTIIPIRQNDGQGKGNALNLSQAIDHAVAKGAQVINISQDTDAQLSADSDLGKSVQKAVAANVVVVASAGNDGMSGQKRKTYPAAFPGVLAVAASDRNNERAQFSQPGDFIGVAAPGVDMVSTVPGFGQCIDNGTSFSAPYVAGVAALLRAKHGDWSAQQIVWQIQNTAERAVNGRDDYVGWGVVDPVRALSHDQQAPTAPVPDPGPPPAAAPEAAALQLTETAQEREERFGTYALGIGAVLIAVIAGTATVIRDARGRRRRLQ, from the coding sequence ATGACCCGCACCCACGCGCCCCGGCGGACCCTCCTGGCCGCCGCCTTCGCGCTCACCCTGGCCTCGGGCGGCGCGGGCACGGCCGCCGCGGCCCCGGCCGCCGTGCCGCAGCACCCGGGGGCGCCGGCCCCGTACGCGCAACTCCCCCACGTGCTGCGCCTCGACGGCGCGGGGGAGTGCACCTTCCCCATGAAGAAGCAGATCGAGGACCGGCCCTGGGCCCTCCAGCGACTGCTGCTCGACGAGCTCTGGGCGCAGACCAAGGGCAAGGACAAGAACGGCAACGGCGTCCGCGTCGCGGTCATCGACACCGGGGTGGACCGGGCGAACCCGCAGCTCAGCGCCGCCATCGACACCGGAGCCGGCAAGGACTTCGTCGACCCCAAGGGCGGCGACGGCACGACCGACACGGTCGGCCACGGCACCAAGGTCGCCGGGCTGATCGCGGCCCGCCCCCAGCAGGGCACCGGCTTCGTCGGCCTCGCCCCGGAATCGACGATCATCCCGATCCGGCAGAACGACGGGCAGGGCAAGGGCAACGCCCTGAACCTGAGCCAGGCCATCGACCACGCCGTGGCCAAGGGCGCACAAGTGATCAACATCTCCCAGGACACCGACGCGCAGCTGTCCGCCGACTCCGATCTGGGCAAGTCGGTCCAGAAGGCCGTCGCCGCCAACGTCGTGGTGGTGGCCTCGGCGGGCAACGACGGCATGAGCGGCCAGAAGCGCAAGACCTACCCGGCGGCCTTCCCCGGCGTGCTCGCCGTGGCGGCCTCGGACCGCAACAACGAGCGGGCCCAGTTCTCCCAGCCCGGTGACTTCATCGGGGTGGCGGCACCCGGCGTCGACATGGTCTCCACCGTCCCCGGTTTCGGCCAGTGCATCGACAACGGCACCAGTTTCTCCGCGCCGTACGTCGCCGGCGTCGCCGCCCTGCTGCGTGCCAAGCACGGGGACTGGTCCGCGCAGCAGATCGTCTGGCAGATCCAGAACACTGCCGAACGCGCCGTCAACGGCCGTGACGACTACGTGGGTTGGGGTGTCGTCGACCCCGTGCGCGCGCTCTCCCACGACCAGCAGGCCCCGACGGCCCCGGTCCCCGACCCCGGCCCGCCCCCGGCGGCTGCCCCCGAGGCGGCCGCGCTCCAGCTCACCGAGACGGCGCAGGAGCGCGAGGAGCGGTTCGGAACGTACGCTCTCGGCATCGGCGCCGTCCTCATCGCCGTCATCGCCGGCACCGCGACGGTCATCCGGGATGCGCGCGGCCGCCGACGCCGTTTGCAGTGA